A DNA window from Paenibacillus andongensis contains the following coding sequences:
- a CDS encoding ComEA family DNA-binding protein: MDFLSSKRGRILLMAAVISLFAFVVWPFLRGGRSLIRTDFMPMNTQMQAMIAQNSEEPAPEVKPRKSDLKSTIGTEPKGAKGTGPKAMIDPEPKATIDSERKETIDTELKATIHTEPNETMDTELKATGDTVPKETIPAFSSIFTPSVVSNEKAETNLPAARSTGQLDLNTATLKQLDELPGIGESKAKAILDYRLKKGRFSRIEELMEVKGIGEKMLEKLKVFLYVTSS; encoded by the coding sequence GTGGATTTTTTAAGTTCCAAAAGAGGAAGGATACTGCTCATGGCGGCAGTGATCAGTTTATTTGCTTTTGTCGTTTGGCCATTCCTTCGTGGGGGCAGGTCTTTGATACGGACAGATTTTATGCCTATGAACACTCAAATGCAGGCTATGATTGCTCAAAATAGTGAGGAGCCGGCACCTGAGGTAAAACCTAGAAAATCAGACTTGAAATCTACTATAGGGACAGAACCGAAGGGTGCGAAAGGCACAGGACCGAAGGCAATGATAGACCCTGAACCCAAAGCAACGATAGACTCAGAGAGGAAGGAAACGATAGATACAGAATTGAAGGCAACAATACACACAGAACCGAATGAAACAATGGACACAGAATTGAAGGCAACAGGAGACACAGTACCGAAGGAAACAATACCAGCGTTTTCATCAATTTTTACGCCTTCTGTGGTATCTAATGAAAAAGCTGAAACTAATTTGCCGGCAGCACGGTCTACGGGACAATTGGATCTTAATACAGCTACGCTCAAGCAGCTAGATGAATTACCGGGCATTGGAGAGAGCAAGGCAAAGGCCATACTGGATTATCGGTTGAAAAAGGGGAGATTCAGCCGGATTGAAGAGCTGATGGAAGTGAAGGGCATCGGGGAGAAAATGCTCGAGAAGTTAAAGGTATTTCTTTATGTAACTTCGTCTTAA
- a CDS encoding deoxycytidylate deaminase: MSNRKDWDTYFLDIAYMASTRSRCNRRHVGAVLVQGKKLLGTAYNGAPMGVPDCTEAGCMLVEEIELKVVDDTEEVIRKQRCIRTIHAEQNLLLFTDREDREGSTVYVTDQPCWTCANMLANSGVTEIVFHRGYPKDHEKVSHLMEDRGIVFRRMEGYEPPPGTVSDVVN; encoded by the coding sequence ATGAGCAACCGTAAAGATTGGGATACTTATTTCTTAGATATTGCTTACATGGCCTCAACGCGATCAAGGTGTAACCGTCGGCACGTTGGGGCAGTGTTGGTTCAAGGTAAGAAGCTACTTGGAACAGCTTATAATGGTGCGCCCATGGGTGTACCCGATTGTACAGAGGCAGGTTGCATGCTTGTAGAAGAAATCGAGCTAAAAGTGGTGGATGATACCGAGGAAGTTATTCGTAAACAGCGATGTATTCGTACGATTCATGCAGAGCAAAATCTGCTGCTGTTTACGGATCGGGAAGATCGCGAAGGATCAACTGTCTATGTGACAGATCAGCCATGCTGGACATGTGCGAATATGTTGGCCAACAGTGGTGTGACAGAAATCGTTTTCCATCGTGGATACCCCAAGGACCATGAGAAAGTAAGCCATTTGATGGAGGACAGAGGCATCGTATTCCGTAGAATGGAAGGATATGAACCTCCGCCTGGTACGGTATCTGACGTCGTGAATTAA
- a CDS encoding DNA internalization-related competence protein ComEC/Rec2, with protein sequence MQMLLKRPVVIGCCLWITGYALALYTELRWLSLMTSALLLAALIVIYALRLPGRQPLCALLLVGVAYGYFQWTDQRNVSALLPLAQQMTLDGSEVTLLGRFSSPVTVDGDRASFTMEAESIRFPDTEAFPLGGESVQVSLRLLQQEQQAVASGWRRGDALTLHGTLRSPSPARNFGGFDYRRYLRLHHTHWLLSAKGVDQAQVEPAAARISVVQLLRWNDELRGALSRRMDLIFPAPQAGFMKSMLIGQTDDLDPDRFQQFSELGLTHILAISGLNIAVFLGVCIWIMRRLKLAKETYLLICIWLLPFYILLTGASPSIVRAGLMSIIALYAARRGLFKDVLHIMAIVAWIMLLWDPYFLLDVSFQLSFLVTLGLIVGVQRVNDLFIPWIPSSIIRNTASITLVSQMVSFPVSIYYFNQFSLLSWLANAVLVPVISLIVFPAGLLALVLGIVYVPAGKSIGLLISWLNEVIFWMTDKLQHLNQFKMLWPSPSLPWIAFYYAFLILLYVLCQRLSQDAGGEPPIILVSVKDKKNVNLSKWFVCATGGFLLLLWMGYSPERFNRSGLVQFIDVGQGDAILIRTPYGKHILVDGGGTLTFRKPGETWKIRKDPYEVGQKLLVPLLKKRGVHQLDLVVLTHEDADHSGGLQAVIAQMPVKQFLFNGTLKPGASIEKLFDTLLKQKVPLLPANVSNWIQIDPLTRLQVLFPLERDNRPLEIVKEQNAQSVVFLLEMQGTRWLFTGDMEKESEAVVVDYLKEHPSLIDLDQHINHKVDVLKIAHHGSKTSTTPGWLAYWKPSWAVISVGSMNGYGHPAPDVLRRLEENEVQVLRTDRMGEVQLEVRKDGIYSRIKIMD encoded by the coding sequence ATGCAAATGCTATTGAAACGACCAGTTGTTATAGGTTGTTGTCTGTGGATAACTGGCTACGCGCTGGCGCTCTATACGGAGCTGCGGTGGTTATCTTTGATGACGAGCGCGCTGCTGTTAGCCGCGCTTATCGTCATCTACGCGCTGCGGCTGCCTGGCAGACAGCCGCTGTGCGCCTTGCTGCTGGTCGGAGTAGCCTATGGCTACTTCCAATGGACCGACCAGCGCAACGTCTCTGCGCTGCTGCCGCTGGCGCAGCAGATGACCCTTGACGGCAGCGAGGTCACGCTGCTCGGCAGATTTTCCAGCCCTGTCACCGTAGACGGCGACAGGGCCAGCTTCACGATGGAAGCGGAGTCCATCCGCTTCCCAGACACGGAAGCTTTCCCGCTCGGCGGGGAAAGCGTGCAGGTCTCGCTGCGCCTGCTCCAGCAGGAGCAGCAGGCGGTGGCATCGGGCTGGCGCCGAGGCGACGCCCTGACGCTGCACGGGACGCTGCGCAGCCCGTCCCCGGCCCGCAACTTCGGCGGCTTCGATTACCGCCGATACCTGCGCCTTCACCACACCCATTGGCTGCTTTCAGCCAAAGGAGTGGATCAGGCGCAGGTCGAGCCTGCGGCTGCGCGCATAAGCGTCGTCCAGCTGCTGCGCTGGAACGACGAGCTGCGCGGAGCCCTCAGCAGGCGCATGGACCTTATCTTCCCCGCGCCGCAGGCGGGGTTCATGAAGAGCATGCTGATCGGTCAGACGGACGATCTGGATCCCGACCGCTTCCAGCAATTTTCGGAGCTAGGTTTGACCCATATTCTGGCCATATCCGGTTTGAATATCGCTGTATTTCTTGGTGTTTGCATTTGGATCATGCGCCGATTAAAGCTGGCGAAGGAGACCTATTTGCTAATTTGTATATGGCTATTGCCGTTCTATATCCTACTGACAGGTGCTTCGCCATCCATTGTTCGGGCCGGACTCATGTCTATTATTGCCCTCTATGCAGCTCGGCGAGGTCTGTTTAAGGATGTATTGCATATTATGGCGATTGTCGCATGGATCATGCTTTTGTGGGATCCGTACTTTCTGCTGGATGTCAGCTTTCAGCTTTCTTTTCTGGTTACACTGGGTCTCATTGTTGGGGTACAAAGAGTCAATGATTTATTCATTCCTTGGATTCCTTCCTCAATTATAAGAAATACGGCCTCCATCACGCTTGTTTCCCAAATGGTATCTTTTCCTGTATCTATTTATTATTTTAATCAGTTTTCTTTATTATCTTGGCTAGCTAATGCCGTCTTGGTTCCAGTCATTAGCTTGATTGTATTTCCAGCCGGACTTCTTGCTTTAGTTCTGGGAATAGTCTATGTTCCTGCTGGAAAAAGCATCGGTTTGCTTATTTCTTGGTTAAACGAAGTGATTTTCTGGATGACAGACAAGCTTCAGCATTTAAACCAGTTTAAGATGCTATGGCCGTCGCCAAGCTTACCCTGGATTGCCTTTTATTATGCTTTTCTCATTTTGCTTTATGTATTATGTCAGCGTTTGTCGCAAGATGCTGGAGGAGAGCCTCCGATTATTTTGGTAAGTGTCAAAGACAAAAAGAATGTGAACTTATCGAAATGGTTCGTATGTGCGACAGGAGGTTTCCTGCTATTGCTGTGGATGGGGTATTCGCCTGAGCGCTTCAACCGATCTGGCCTCGTTCAATTTATAGACGTAGGTCAAGGTGATGCTATTCTGATTCGGACGCCTTATGGTAAACATATTCTGGTTGATGGCGGAGGGACTCTTACATTTAGGAAACCGGGGGAAACTTGGAAAATTCGCAAGGATCCTTATGAAGTAGGCCAAAAACTACTCGTTCCTCTGCTCAAAAAGCGTGGTGTTCATCAACTTGATCTTGTTGTTCTCACACATGAAGATGCGGACCACAGTGGCGGTCTGCAGGCTGTTATTGCGCAAATGCCCGTCAAGCAGTTTCTCTTTAATGGAACGCTTAAGCCAGGTGCAAGCATAGAGAAATTATTTGACACTTTGCTAAAGCAAAAAGTGCCGCTTTTGCCTGCGAATGTAAGTAATTGGATTCAGATTGATCCGCTTACCAGATTGCAGGTTCTGTTCCCTTTGGAAAGAGATAATCGGCCTCTCGAAATTGTCAAAGAACAGAATGCACAGTCTGTCGTTTTCTTGCTCGAGATGCAAGGGACGCGTTGGTTATTTACGGGGGATATGGAGAAAGAATCTGAGGCCGTTGTGGTCGACTATTTAAAAGAACACCCTTCGTTAATTGACCTAGACCAACATATAAATCACAAGGTCGATGTACTGAAAATTGCTCATCATGGCAGCAAAACATCCACAACACCGGGGTGGTTGGCCTATTGGAAGCCTTCATGGGCCGTCATATCCGTAGGCAGTATGAATGGTTATGGTCACCCAGCACCTGATGTGTTAAGGC